The Ornithodoros turicata isolate Travis chromosome 7, ASM3712646v1, whole genome shotgun sequence genome includes a region encoding these proteins:
- the LOC135401158 gene encoding prestin-like isoform X7 — protein MAEEGYGAIERSSEGIHEPTLSGSTVVLPWWIMNDAKDLSSTNNNVDTTRPRIRIHRQAMNQEDIVKQFGDDFPDSTVVQKVKRKVLSCCMCTPVSILYSIFPVLQWLPCYSFSQYFVKDIMAGITVSIMHIPQGLAYGVLAGAGAINGLYVSAFPGLVYFLMGTSRHVSVGTFAVISLLSASAVSEMGAITPEDYQQLGLNGSDLTLGDSTSDPIPLQSMEVLTALAFIVGIIQILMGMLHLGILSIFMSEPMVSGFTTGAAVQVILSQLKGLFGINVRQYSGLFKCIYTFADVIKLLPTTNLVTLAISIAAMAACIVVHECINAKYRAKLKMPVPIDLIVIIISTAVSYFGDFSNMYGVRVMGFVPTGFPTPEIPRLDLIPKLILNAFVVAIVSFTIALSMAKLFGKKHKYQIDPNQELKAIGAANFVTSFLACYPCAVSLSRSSVQDKAGAQTQVSSVISSIVVIVIMLVAGPLFETLPKCILSAVIIVALKGMIFQVRDCYHTWQVSRLDALTWIITFLSVVLLDIDVGIAAGIGFSVVTVILRTLVPYVAFLGQVPNTDIYLDVKRYKKAQEIPRVKIFHFSSAFYFANRDVFKNSLMEVIIGNHDETSSLLKPQEKYDSVDDESVLAVIFDCSACVYIDSSGIETLREILMELRDSNITVYFACCTVPMYKVLLRSKLLELFSKPIVFPTIHDAVLHLPAQVPVPPL, from the exons ATGGCCGAAGAAGGCTACGGCGCCATCGAGCGCTCGTCGGAAGGCATCCACGAGCCAACACTTTCCGGATCCACCGTGGTTTTACCCTGGTGGATCATGAACGACGCCAAG GACCTCAGTTCAACGAACAACAATGTTGATACAACGAGGCCGCGGATCCGGATCCACCGTCAAGCCATGAACCAAGAAGACATAGTTAAACAATTTGGGGATGACTTTCCCGATTCTACTGTTGTGCAAAAG GTGAAACGAAAAGTGTTGTCCTGCTGCATGTGCACTCCTGTAAGCATCCTGTACTCCATCTTCCCAGTGCTGCAATGGCTTCCATGCTACTCCTTTAGTCAGTACTTTGTCAAAGACATAATGGCTGGTATCACAGTCAGCATCATGCACATACCACAAG GCTTAGCCTATGGCGTGCTAGCAGGTGCAGGAGCCATCAATGGTCTGTACGTGTCAGCTTTCCCAGGACTCGTCTATTTTCTTATGGGGACGTCCCGTCACGTATCAGTAG GAACGTTCGCTGTTATAAGTTTACTTTCTGCGTCTGCGGTTTCGGAAATGGGAGCAATAACCCCCGAAGACTACCAGCAACTAGGTTTGAATGGGTCTGATTTAACGCTAGGGGACTCCACAAGTGACCCCATTCCACTACAAAGTATGGAAGTACTAACCGCACTGGCGTTCATAGTAGGAATAATTCAG ATTTTAATGGGCATGTTACACTTGGGTATCTTATCTATCTTCATGTCTGAGCCAATGGTTTCTGGCTTCACAACGGGTGCGGCTGTGCAAGTGATACTGTCCCAACTTAAAGGCCTCTTTGGTATCAACGTACGACAGTATAGCGGTCTCTTCAAGTGCATATAT ACATTCGCGGACGTGATAAAACTGCTGCCTACAACGAATCTGGTGACCTTGGCCATTTCCATCGCAGCGATGGCGGCGTGCATCGTGGTCCATGAGTGCATCAATGCAAAGTACAGGGCGAAACTCAAGATGCCCGTTCCTATTGATCTCATTGTG ATAATCATCAGTACAGCCGTCAGCTACTTCGGTGACTTTTCCAATATGTACGGGGTACGAGTCATGGGATTTGTTCCCACTGG GTTCCCAACGCCAGAAATCCCGCGTCTGGATCTGATACCGAAACTGATTTTGAATGCATTTGTAGTAGCCATAGTCTCCTTCACGATAGCCCTTTCAATGGCCAAGCTCTTCGGCAAGAAGCACAAGTACCAAATAGACCCGAACCAA GAACTGAAAGCCATTGGAGCAGCCAACTTCGTCACTTCCTTTCTAGCTTGCTATCCTTGTGCTGTGTCGCTGTCTCGGAGCTCAGTACAAGACAAGGCTGGTGCCCAAACACAG GTTTCCAGCGTGATATCATCTATAGTGGTAATAGTTATAATGTTGGTTGCAGGGCCACTCTTCGAAACCTTGCCGAAG TGCATTTTGTCAGCTGTGATTATAGTCGCTCTCAAGGGCATGATCTTCCAAGTACGAGATTGCTATCATACCTGGCAAGTGTCAAGGCTCGATGCG CTGACATGGATCATTACGTTCCTCTCCGTTGTCCTACTCGACATCGATGTCGGGATTGCGGCTGGAATTGGTTTCTCCGTCGTAACCGTTATTCTAAGAACACTAGT GCCTTACGTCGCCTTCCTTGGGCAGGTTCCCAATACCGATATCTACCTTGATGTAAAGAGGTACAAAAAG GCGCAAGAAATTCCGCGGGTGAAGATCTTCCACTTCAGCTCTGCCTTCTACTTTGCCAACCGAGACGTGTTCAAGAACTCCCTCATGGAAGTCATCATAGGCAATCATGA CGAGACGAGCAGTTTACTGAAGCCGCAAGAAAAGTACGACTCCGTAGATGACGAATCTGTCCTGGCGGTCATTTTTGACTGCTCGGCGTGTGTCTACATAGACTCTTCGGGAATAGAAACGTTGCGAGAG ATACTGATGGAATTGCGAGATTCTAATATAACTGTCTACTTTGCCTGCTGCACTG TGCCCATGTACAAAGTGCTGCTACGATCGAAGCTCCTAGAGTTGTTCTCGAAACCCATCGTATTCCCGACCATCCACGACGCCGTGCTGCACCTGCCGGCTCAGGTGCCAGTCCCACCCTTGTGA
- the LOC135401158 gene encoding prestin-like isoform X1: MNSATCAQKAQRSGLKQAIVCSKNAADEMVSACAPEEPYGDRQPLCECFALQPDSQAHYSNREGTGGGDGGGGENSGGGTSPSDRCLSRRGHINRSFSMAEEGYGAIERSSEGIHEPTLSGSTVVLPWWIMNDAKDLSSTNNNVDTTRPRIRIHRQAMNQEDIVKQFGDDFPDSTVVQKVKRKVLSCCMCTPVSILYSIFPVLQWLPCYSFSQYFVKDIMAGITVSIMHIPQGLAYGVLAGAGAINGLYVSAFPGLVYFLMGTSRHVSVGTFAVISLLSASAVSEMGAITPEDYQQLGLNGSDLTLGDSTSDPIPLQSMEVLTALAFIVGIIQILMGMLHLGILSIFMSEPMVSGFTTGAAVQVILSQLKGLFGINVRQYSGLFKCIYTFADVIKLLPTTNLVTLAISIAAMAACIVVHECINAKYRAKLKMPVPIDLIVIIISTAVSYFGDFSNMYGVRVMGFVPTGFPTPEIPRLDLIPKLILNAFVVAIVSFTIALSMAKLFGKKHKYQIDPNQELKAIGAANFVTSFLACYPCAVSLSRSSVQDKAGAQTQVSSVISSIVVIVIMLVAGPLFETLPKCILSAVIIVALKGMIFQVRDCYHTWQVSRLDALTWIITFLSVVLLDIDVGIAAGIGFSVVTVILRTLVPYVAFLGQVPNTDIYLDVKRYKKAQEIPRVKIFHFSSAFYFANRDVFKNSLMEVIIGNHDETSSLLKPQEKYDSVDDESVLAVIFDCSACVYIDSSGIETLREILMELRDSNITVYFACCTVPMYKVLLRSKLLELFSKPIVFPTIHDAVLHLPAQVPVPPL, encoded by the exons ACTCGAATCGCGAGGGAACTGGTGGAGGCGACGGGGGCGGTGGAGAAAACAGTGGAGGCGGAACGTCGCCATCAGATCGTTGTTTATCACGTAGGGGCCACATAAACCGCAGCTTTAGCATGGCCGAAGAAGGCTACGGCGCCATCGAGCGCTCGTCGGAAGGCATCCACGAGCCAACACTTTCCGGATCCACCGTGGTTTTACCCTGGTGGATCATGAACGACGCCAAG GACCTCAGTTCAACGAACAACAATGTTGATACAACGAGGCCGCGGATCCGGATCCACCGTCAAGCCATGAACCAAGAAGACATAGTTAAACAATTTGGGGATGACTTTCCCGATTCTACTGTTGTGCAAAAG GTGAAACGAAAAGTGTTGTCCTGCTGCATGTGCACTCCTGTAAGCATCCTGTACTCCATCTTCCCAGTGCTGCAATGGCTTCCATGCTACTCCTTTAGTCAGTACTTTGTCAAAGACATAATGGCTGGTATCACAGTCAGCATCATGCACATACCACAAG GCTTAGCCTATGGCGTGCTAGCAGGTGCAGGAGCCATCAATGGTCTGTACGTGTCAGCTTTCCCAGGACTCGTCTATTTTCTTATGGGGACGTCCCGTCACGTATCAGTAG GAACGTTCGCTGTTATAAGTTTACTTTCTGCGTCTGCGGTTTCGGAAATGGGAGCAATAACCCCCGAAGACTACCAGCAACTAGGTTTGAATGGGTCTGATTTAACGCTAGGGGACTCCACAAGTGACCCCATTCCACTACAAAGTATGGAAGTACTAACCGCACTGGCGTTCATAGTAGGAATAATTCAG ATTTTAATGGGCATGTTACACTTGGGTATCTTATCTATCTTCATGTCTGAGCCAATGGTTTCTGGCTTCACAACGGGTGCGGCTGTGCAAGTGATACTGTCCCAACTTAAAGGCCTCTTTGGTATCAACGTACGACAGTATAGCGGTCTCTTCAAGTGCATATAT ACATTCGCGGACGTGATAAAACTGCTGCCTACAACGAATCTGGTGACCTTGGCCATTTCCATCGCAGCGATGGCGGCGTGCATCGTGGTCCATGAGTGCATCAATGCAAAGTACAGGGCGAAACTCAAGATGCCCGTTCCTATTGATCTCATTGTG ATAATCATCAGTACAGCCGTCAGCTACTTCGGTGACTTTTCCAATATGTACGGGGTACGAGTCATGGGATTTGTTCCCACTGG GTTCCCAACGCCAGAAATCCCGCGTCTGGATCTGATACCGAAACTGATTTTGAATGCATTTGTAGTAGCCATAGTCTCCTTCACGATAGCCCTTTCAATGGCCAAGCTCTTCGGCAAGAAGCACAAGTACCAAATAGACCCGAACCAA GAACTGAAAGCCATTGGAGCAGCCAACTTCGTCACTTCCTTTCTAGCTTGCTATCCTTGTGCTGTGTCGCTGTCTCGGAGCTCAGTACAAGACAAGGCTGGTGCCCAAACACAG GTTTCCAGCGTGATATCATCTATAGTGGTAATAGTTATAATGTTGGTTGCAGGGCCACTCTTCGAAACCTTGCCGAAG TGCATTTTGTCAGCTGTGATTATAGTCGCTCTCAAGGGCATGATCTTCCAAGTACGAGATTGCTATCATACCTGGCAAGTGTCAAGGCTCGATGCG CTGACATGGATCATTACGTTCCTCTCCGTTGTCCTACTCGACATCGATGTCGGGATTGCGGCTGGAATTGGTTTCTCCGTCGTAACCGTTATTCTAAGAACACTAGT GCCTTACGTCGCCTTCCTTGGGCAGGTTCCCAATACCGATATCTACCTTGATGTAAAGAGGTACAAAAAG GCGCAAGAAATTCCGCGGGTGAAGATCTTCCACTTCAGCTCTGCCTTCTACTTTGCCAACCGAGACGTGTTCAAGAACTCCCTCATGGAAGTCATCATAGGCAATCATGA CGAGACGAGCAGTTTACTGAAGCCGCAAGAAAAGTACGACTCCGTAGATGACGAATCTGTCCTGGCGGTCATTTTTGACTGCTCGGCGTGTGTCTACATAGACTCTTCGGGAATAGAAACGTTGCGAGAG ATACTGATGGAATTGCGAGATTCTAATATAACTGTCTACTTTGCCTGCTGCACTG TGCCCATGTACAAAGTGCTGCTACGATCGAAGCTCCTAGAGTTGTTCTCGAAACCCATCGTATTCCCGACCATCCACGACGCCGTGCTGCACCTGCCGGCTCAGGTGCCAGTCCCACCCTTGTGA
- the LOC135401158 gene encoding prestin-like isoform X2, with protein sequence MGHELYPMQELNWVSPTTLQWAADARQRDSMEARRHTIHVSVISDSNREGTGGGDGGGGENSGGGTSPSDRCLSRRGHINRSFSMAEEGYGAIERSSEGIHEPTLSGSTVVLPWWIMNDAKDLSSTNNNVDTTRPRIRIHRQAMNQEDIVKQFGDDFPDSTVVQKVKRKVLSCCMCTPVSILYSIFPVLQWLPCYSFSQYFVKDIMAGITVSIMHIPQGLAYGVLAGAGAINGLYVSAFPGLVYFLMGTSRHVSVGTFAVISLLSASAVSEMGAITPEDYQQLGLNGSDLTLGDSTSDPIPLQSMEVLTALAFIVGIIQILMGMLHLGILSIFMSEPMVSGFTTGAAVQVILSQLKGLFGINVRQYSGLFKCIYTFADVIKLLPTTNLVTLAISIAAMAACIVVHECINAKYRAKLKMPVPIDLIVIIISTAVSYFGDFSNMYGVRVMGFVPTGFPTPEIPRLDLIPKLILNAFVVAIVSFTIALSMAKLFGKKHKYQIDPNQELKAIGAANFVTSFLACYPCAVSLSRSSVQDKAGAQTQVSSVISSIVVIVIMLVAGPLFETLPKCILSAVIIVALKGMIFQVRDCYHTWQVSRLDALTWIITFLSVVLLDIDVGIAAGIGFSVVTVILRTLVPYVAFLGQVPNTDIYLDVKRYKKAQEIPRVKIFHFSSAFYFANRDVFKNSLMEVIIGNHDETSSLLKPQEKYDSVDDESVLAVIFDCSACVYIDSSGIETLREILMELRDSNITVYFACCTVPMYKVLLRSKLLELFSKPIVFPTIHDAVLHLPAQVPVPPL encoded by the exons ACTCGAATCGCGAGGGAACTGGTGGAGGCGACGGGGGCGGTGGAGAAAACAGTGGAGGCGGAACGTCGCCATCAGATCGTTGTTTATCACGTAGGGGCCACATAAACCGCAGCTTTAGCATGGCCGAAGAAGGCTACGGCGCCATCGAGCGCTCGTCGGAAGGCATCCACGAGCCAACACTTTCCGGATCCACCGTGGTTTTACCCTGGTGGATCATGAACGACGCCAAG GACCTCAGTTCAACGAACAACAATGTTGATACAACGAGGCCGCGGATCCGGATCCACCGTCAAGCCATGAACCAAGAAGACATAGTTAAACAATTTGGGGATGACTTTCCCGATTCTACTGTTGTGCAAAAG GTGAAACGAAAAGTGTTGTCCTGCTGCATGTGCACTCCTGTAAGCATCCTGTACTCCATCTTCCCAGTGCTGCAATGGCTTCCATGCTACTCCTTTAGTCAGTACTTTGTCAAAGACATAATGGCTGGTATCACAGTCAGCATCATGCACATACCACAAG GCTTAGCCTATGGCGTGCTAGCAGGTGCAGGAGCCATCAATGGTCTGTACGTGTCAGCTTTCCCAGGACTCGTCTATTTTCTTATGGGGACGTCCCGTCACGTATCAGTAG GAACGTTCGCTGTTATAAGTTTACTTTCTGCGTCTGCGGTTTCGGAAATGGGAGCAATAACCCCCGAAGACTACCAGCAACTAGGTTTGAATGGGTCTGATTTAACGCTAGGGGACTCCACAAGTGACCCCATTCCACTACAAAGTATGGAAGTACTAACCGCACTGGCGTTCATAGTAGGAATAATTCAG ATTTTAATGGGCATGTTACACTTGGGTATCTTATCTATCTTCATGTCTGAGCCAATGGTTTCTGGCTTCACAACGGGTGCGGCTGTGCAAGTGATACTGTCCCAACTTAAAGGCCTCTTTGGTATCAACGTACGACAGTATAGCGGTCTCTTCAAGTGCATATAT ACATTCGCGGACGTGATAAAACTGCTGCCTACAACGAATCTGGTGACCTTGGCCATTTCCATCGCAGCGATGGCGGCGTGCATCGTGGTCCATGAGTGCATCAATGCAAAGTACAGGGCGAAACTCAAGATGCCCGTTCCTATTGATCTCATTGTG ATAATCATCAGTACAGCCGTCAGCTACTTCGGTGACTTTTCCAATATGTACGGGGTACGAGTCATGGGATTTGTTCCCACTGG GTTCCCAACGCCAGAAATCCCGCGTCTGGATCTGATACCGAAACTGATTTTGAATGCATTTGTAGTAGCCATAGTCTCCTTCACGATAGCCCTTTCAATGGCCAAGCTCTTCGGCAAGAAGCACAAGTACCAAATAGACCCGAACCAA GAACTGAAAGCCATTGGAGCAGCCAACTTCGTCACTTCCTTTCTAGCTTGCTATCCTTGTGCTGTGTCGCTGTCTCGGAGCTCAGTACAAGACAAGGCTGGTGCCCAAACACAG GTTTCCAGCGTGATATCATCTATAGTGGTAATAGTTATAATGTTGGTTGCAGGGCCACTCTTCGAAACCTTGCCGAAG TGCATTTTGTCAGCTGTGATTATAGTCGCTCTCAAGGGCATGATCTTCCAAGTACGAGATTGCTATCATACCTGGCAAGTGTCAAGGCTCGATGCG CTGACATGGATCATTACGTTCCTCTCCGTTGTCCTACTCGACATCGATGTCGGGATTGCGGCTGGAATTGGTTTCTCCGTCGTAACCGTTATTCTAAGAACACTAGT GCCTTACGTCGCCTTCCTTGGGCAGGTTCCCAATACCGATATCTACCTTGATGTAAAGAGGTACAAAAAG GCGCAAGAAATTCCGCGGGTGAAGATCTTCCACTTCAGCTCTGCCTTCTACTTTGCCAACCGAGACGTGTTCAAGAACTCCCTCATGGAAGTCATCATAGGCAATCATGA CGAGACGAGCAGTTTACTGAAGCCGCAAGAAAAGTACGACTCCGTAGATGACGAATCTGTCCTGGCGGTCATTTTTGACTGCTCGGCGTGTGTCTACATAGACTCTTCGGGAATAGAAACGTTGCGAGAG ATACTGATGGAATTGCGAGATTCTAATATAACTGTCTACTTTGCCTGCTGCACTG TGCCCATGTACAAAGTGCTGCTACGATCGAAGCTCCTAGAGTTGTTCTCGAAACCCATCGTATTCCCGACCATCCACGACGCCGTGCTGCACCTGCCGGCTCAGGTGCCAGTCCCACCCTTGTGA